A region from the Paenarthrobacter aurescens genome encodes:
- a CDS encoding DUF4097 family beta strand repeat-containing protein — protein MSEELWTVTGPQTMDVENVRSLKLGIVKGRFDVVTHQEPFVRIEISEVTGDPLTVSLVDGRLELRHQLQGPQGWFRNLMGTVNNTSPNSVIVSVALPSGVDVEAGTVSGDGMVSGITGRTRLNTVSGSVLADGTTGELHVNTVSGEVIARNHDGVLTAKSVSGEVTASGKFKNVRASTVSGDLSFDLQDYTNDLGANSVSGDLTIRLPHDVGLDIVAKSASGTVVIDDRMYAQPGSNVHTIVGPDERLMLVRTNTVSGKTYIMHGSAPAPENDHPVPGEAGI, from the coding sequence ATGTCTGAAGAACTTTGGACCGTGACGGGCCCGCAAACCATGGATGTGGAAAATGTCCGCTCACTGAAGCTGGGCATCGTAAAAGGCCGCTTTGATGTGGTGACGCACCAAGAGCCTTTCGTCCGCATCGAGATCAGCGAGGTTACAGGTGATCCGCTCACGGTCAGCCTCGTCGACGGAAGATTGGAACTACGCCACCAGCTCCAAGGACCGCAGGGCTGGTTCCGCAATTTGATGGGCACCGTGAACAACACGAGCCCGAATTCGGTGATCGTCAGCGTCGCCTTGCCATCCGGCGTCGATGTTGAGGCAGGTACCGTTAGCGGTGACGGGATGGTCTCGGGAATCACTGGCCGCACGCGGCTGAACACGGTCTCGGGCTCGGTCCTTGCAGACGGTACCACCGGGGAACTGCACGTCAACACAGTCAGTGGCGAAGTCATCGCCAGAAACCACGACGGCGTCCTGACCGCCAAGAGCGTCTCAGGAGAAGTCACCGCGTCCGGCAAGTTCAAGAATGTCCGGGCCAGCACTGTGAGCGGCGACCTCAGCTTCGACCTCCAGGACTACACCAACGATCTTGGTGCCAATTCAGTCTCCGGAGACCTCACCATCAGGCTCCCGCATGACGTCGGCCTGGACATCGTGGCAAAGTCGGCCAGCGGAACAGTGGTGATTGATGACCGGATGTACGCCCAGCCAGGCAGTAACGTCCACACCATTGTGGGCCCCGACGAGAGGTTGATGCTGGTCAGGACCAACACAGTATCCGGCAAGACCTACATCATGCACGGCTCCGCGCCCGCACCGGAGAATGACCACCCGGTACCCGGGGAAGCCGGCATCTGA
- a CDS encoding GDSL-type esterase/lipase family protein — MEDRKLRIAAVGDELLAGLGDPRALGWLGRVLARTPQDSVVVESFPLPCPMEGTEGLAARWQDEAGRRFSDQHENRLVIGLSGRDLEFGLSTARSRLNLANILDGASHSSVEVFVVGPPPTLDPARNKRLAELNTAFADVTTRRNHHYVDTFSPLLNHEQWRTDLAANGGTPGQAGYGLIAWLVLHRGWFQWLNIAQPE, encoded by the coding sequence GTGGAAGACAGGAAGCTGCGCATCGCAGCTGTTGGAGATGAACTGCTCGCGGGCCTGGGGGATCCCCGCGCCTTGGGCTGGCTCGGAAGAGTCCTTGCCCGCACGCCCCAGGACTCCGTCGTGGTGGAAAGTTTCCCGCTCCCCTGCCCCATGGAAGGCACTGAGGGTCTTGCCGCGCGCTGGCAGGATGAAGCCGGAAGGCGCTTCAGCGATCAGCACGAGAACCGGCTGGTGATCGGCTTGTCCGGACGTGACCTCGAATTTGGGCTGTCCACGGCGCGCAGCCGGCTGAACCTGGCCAACATTCTTGATGGCGCCTCACACAGCAGCGTGGAGGTTTTTGTGGTGGGGCCACCGCCCACGTTGGATCCGGCCCGAAACAAACGGCTGGCCGAACTGAACACCGCTTTTGCCGACGTGACCACAAGGCGGAACCATCACTACGTTGACACGTTCTCTCCGTTGCTCAATCATGAGCAGTGGAGGACGGACCTCGCAGCCAATGGGGGGACACCGGGCCAGGCCGGCTACGGATTGATTGCGTGGCTGGTCCTGCACCGTGGCTGGTTCCAGTGGCTTAACATCGCTCAACCGGAGTAG
- the rsrA gene encoding mycothiol system anti-sigma-R factor, whose translation MSDCQGLGDCDDTRMQRIYEYLDGALTREDLTEIKQHLDTCGECAEQYDLECLIRTMVKRSCTESAPENLKNSILDRIHAIKPVDA comes from the coding sequence ATGAGCGACTGCCAGGGATTGGGCGATTGCGACGATACGCGAATGCAGCGGATCTACGAGTACCTCGACGGTGCATTGACCCGCGAGGATCTCACAGAGATCAAGCAGCACCTGGACACCTGCGGGGAATGTGCTGAGCAGTACGATCTCGAGTGCCTTATACGCACTATGGTAAAGCGCTCCTGCACCGAATCTGCTCCGGAAAACCTGAAAAACTCCATTCTGGACAGGATTCACGCCATTAAGCCGGTGGACGCCTGA
- a CDS encoding DoxX family membrane protein, with amino-acid sequence MSVIRFLARPMLASSFVVAGLDKLRNADDTAKQLSPVLRRASESLPFKADEKTLARVIGGAQLGAGALLGLGKLSRFAATVLAVTSALNSYVEWRSADISTKEGRSARKARLLKNISLTGGVLLAAVDTAGRPSIAWRAEHLAADAKKVTGKQIKRADKAVRKAVDNAVGA; translated from the coding sequence ATGTCTGTTATCCGTTTTCTCGCACGTCCCATGCTCGCGTCCAGCTTCGTCGTCGCAGGGCTGGACAAGCTCAGGAACGCGGACGACACTGCGAAGCAACTCTCGCCGGTCCTTCGCCGCGCCTCAGAGTCGCTCCCCTTCAAAGCCGACGAAAAAACACTCGCGCGCGTGATCGGCGGGGCACAGCTGGGAGCCGGAGCACTTCTTGGACTCGGCAAACTCTCCCGCTTCGCCGCTACGGTCCTGGCCGTAACGTCGGCATTGAACTCCTACGTTGAATGGCGTTCTGCCGACATCAGCACCAAGGAAGGCCGCAGCGCCCGCAAGGCCCGGCTGCTGAAGAACATTTCCCTTACAGGCGGCGTCCTGCTGGCTGCCGTTGATACCGCAGGCCGTCCCAGCATTGCCTGGCGGGCAGAGCACCTGGCTGCCGACGCCAAGAAGGTGACGGGCAAGCAGATCAAGCGTGCAGATAAAGCAGTTCGCAAGGCCGTTGACAACGCAGTTGGAGCATAA
- a CDS encoding PadR family transcriptional regulator translates to MPPVFAHGALRLYLLALLETGPKHGYELIKALGERFGGTYSPSAGTIYPRLGKLEEEGLVATEAEGRRTKYLITDAGRAELDSRRQELADVEETISASVRRLADNLREDIRTNMRGLRADLAATAEAARANASSASFTSRPAGHTPDSQRTLKEAELLIQRFRDDIRVELRQYGASQPLTPLALETVRTVLDQARISIRNSLRN, encoded by the coding sequence ATGCCTCCGGTCTTCGCGCACGGGGCACTGCGCCTCTACTTGCTTGCGTTGCTGGAAACAGGTCCGAAGCATGGCTACGAGCTGATCAAGGCCCTGGGCGAGAGGTTCGGTGGCACCTACTCCCCCAGCGCCGGCACCATCTACCCGAGGCTGGGCAAACTGGAGGAGGAAGGCCTCGTGGCCACCGAGGCCGAAGGACGCCGCACCAAATACCTCATCACAGATGCCGGACGCGCTGAACTGGACAGTCGACGGCAGGAGCTGGCTGACGTCGAAGAGACCATATCCGCCTCCGTCAGGCGGCTGGCTGACAACCTGCGGGAGGACATCCGCACCAATATGCGCGGCCTTCGGGCAGATCTCGCGGCCACGGCCGAGGCTGCCCGCGCCAACGCTTCCTCAGCTTCTTTCACCAGCCGGCCGGCAGGCCACACCCCGGATAGCCAACGCACCCTCAAGGAAGCGGAACTGTTGATCCAGCGATTCCGGGACGACATCCGCGTGGAGTTACGCCAGTACGGCGCCTCGCAGCCCCTTACCCCCTTAGCGCTGGAGACCGTCCGCACCGTGTTGGACCAGGCCCGCATATCGATCAGGAATTCGTTGCGGAATTGA
- a CDS encoding 50S ribosomal protein bL37 — protein MSKRARKRRDRKRGGANHGKRPNT, from the coding sequence ATGAGCAAGCGTGCACGTAAGCGTCGTGACCGTAAGCGCGGCGGCGCGAACCACGGCAAGCGTCCCAACACCTAA
- a CDS encoding sigma-70 family RNA polymerase sigma factor: MQPESRQLTVDLATMSTTEPAAAAMYQAAGADDDATAVTDVDPASETPEERRARFERDAMQYVDQLYSAAMRMARNPSDAEDLVQEAYTKAFSAFHQYKPGTNLKAWLYRILTNTYINLYRKRQREPLQSNSDTIEDWQLAKAESHTSAGLRSAETEALDHLPDSDVKNALQSIPEEFRLAVYFADVEGYAYKQISEIMNTPIGTVMSRLHRGRKMLRDMLADYAAERGFRAQTNDQAAAGSNNQEKEK; this comes from the coding sequence ATGCAGCCGGAATCACGGCAGCTGACAGTAGACTTGGCAACGATGAGCACCACTGAACCGGCCGCAGCGGCCATGTACCAGGCAGCCGGCGCGGATGACGACGCGACGGCGGTAACCGACGTCGACCCTGCTTCTGAGACTCCCGAAGAGCGGCGGGCGCGCTTCGAGCGTGACGCCATGCAGTACGTGGATCAGCTGTACTCGGCAGCCATGCGGATGGCACGCAACCCATCGGACGCCGAGGATCTGGTCCAAGAGGCCTATACCAAGGCGTTTTCGGCTTTCCACCAGTACAAGCCGGGAACCAACCTCAAGGCCTGGCTGTACCGGATCCTGACCAATACCTACATCAACCTCTACCGGAAGAGGCAACGCGAGCCGTTGCAGTCCAACTCGGACACGATCGAGGATTGGCAGCTGGCCAAGGCGGAGTCCCATACTTCTGCCGGCCTGCGATCCGCAGAGACCGAGGCTCTGGACCACCTTCCTGATTCGGACGTGAAGAACGCCTTGCAGTCGATTCCCGAGGAATTCCGGTTGGCGGTGTACTTTGCCGACGTTGAGGGATACGCGTACAAGCAAATTTCAGAAATTATGAACACCCCGATCGGCACGGTCATGTCACGGTTGCACCGCGGCAGGAAGATGCTGCGGGACATGCTGGCGGATTATGCCGCCGAACGGGGCTTCAGGGCCCAAACCAATGATCAGGCCGCGGCCGGAAGCAACAATCAGGAGAAAGAGAAATGA
- the aroA gene encoding 3-phosphoshikimate 1-carboxyvinyltransferase: MTGTTSAHADSNNTATSLPLWPAPYAKEPVNATVTVPGSKSLTNRFLVLAALADGPSRLRAPLHSRDSALMIQALRQLGATVTEVPGEGRFGPDLEITPLDPAAAGAETAIDCGLAGTVMRFVPPLAALRNGVTVFDGDPHARKRPMGTIIEALIALGVPVAADGGRTPSALPFSVEGTGEVRGGHLIIDASASSQFVSALLLVGARFSEGLHLEHVGKPVPSLDHITMTVEVLRSVGVMVDDSVPNHWRVSPGPIRAFDQRIEQDLSNAGPFLAAALATGGTVRIPNWPAGTTQVGDQWRSILTAMGAEVTFQDGTLTVTGGPEIMGADFDETSELAPTVAALCALASGPSRLTGIAHLRGHETDRLAALVAEINGLGGDAEETADGLVIRPAALHSGVVHSYADHRMATAGAILGLAVEGVEVEDIATTSKTMPEFPQMWEAMLQRTEDASDHDEASN, translated from the coding sequence ATGACCGGTACCACCTCCGCACACGCCGATTCAAACAACACCGCCACTTCGTTGCCGTTATGGCCGGCTCCCTATGCCAAGGAGCCGGTGAACGCGACAGTGACGGTCCCCGGTTCAAAGTCGCTCACCAATCGTTTCCTGGTGTTGGCGGCCTTGGCGGATGGTCCCTCACGGTTGCGGGCTCCGCTTCACTCCCGCGATTCGGCGCTCATGATCCAAGCCTTGCGGCAGTTGGGAGCTACCGTCACCGAGGTACCCGGTGAGGGCAGGTTCGGGCCGGATCTGGAAATTACACCGCTTGATCCTGCCGCCGCCGGCGCCGAGACAGCAATCGACTGCGGACTGGCCGGTACGGTCATGCGATTCGTTCCACCGCTGGCTGCATTGCGTAACGGCGTTACAGTCTTCGACGGCGACCCCCACGCCCGTAAGCGGCCCATGGGCACCATCATCGAAGCCCTGATCGCCCTCGGCGTCCCGGTGGCAGCCGATGGCGGCAGGACGCCGTCGGCCCTTCCCTTCTCTGTTGAGGGCACCGGCGAGGTTCGCGGCGGACATCTGATCATTGATGCCAGCGCTTCATCGCAGTTCGTTTCCGCGTTGCTGCTGGTAGGCGCCCGGTTCAGTGAAGGCCTGCATCTTGAACACGTGGGCAAGCCCGTTCCCAGCCTGGACCACATCACCATGACCGTAGAGGTCCTTCGCAGCGTTGGCGTGATGGTTGATGATTCAGTGCCCAACCATTGGCGGGTCTCCCCTGGTCCCATCCGGGCTTTTGACCAGCGCATTGAGCAAGACCTCTCCAACGCAGGACCCTTCCTCGCCGCTGCACTTGCCACCGGCGGCACCGTGCGCATTCCCAATTGGCCTGCCGGTACCACACAGGTGGGCGATCAGTGGCGGAGCATCCTTACAGCCATGGGGGCCGAAGTAACTTTCCAGGACGGAACGCTGACCGTGACCGGCGGGCCTGAAATCATGGGCGCGGACTTTGATGAAACCAGCGAATTGGCACCAACGGTTGCGGCACTGTGCGCTTTGGCGAGCGGGCCGTCGCGACTGACCGGCATTGCACACCTCCGGGGGCACGAGACCGACCGGCTTGCCGCTTTGGTCGCCGAGATCAACGGACTCGGTGGTGACGCTGAAGAGACCGCGGATGGCTTGGTGATCCGCCCGGCGGCCCTTCACAGTGGTGTGGTCCACAGCTACGCCGACCACCGGATGGCTACTGCCGGAGCCATCCTGGGCCTCGCGGTCGAGGGCGTTGAGGTTGAAGACATCGCCACGACCTCCAAAACCATGCCGGAGTTCCCCCAAATGTGGGAAGCCATGCTGCAGCGGACCGAAGACGCCTCAGATCATGATGAGGCCAGCAACTGA
- a CDS encoding serine hydrolase, protein MARNKQVSVRATVAAVVAAAVAATVSCSSGPPSPAISSTAPASSTAPASSTPTSATTPATAAPAALQPFDAANLRADFERAAKDVLVPGAVVLLETPEGTLSASYGTGVRGSDRPVTAEDHVRVGSVTKTWTTTVILQLVQEGKLALDDPVSKYRPDVPNGGAITLDQMLTMRSGLFNYTETLELNTAMDKEPQRVWQPEELIALAFAHPPYFAPGQGFHYSNTNTVLLGLIAEKIEGKPLATLFKERIFEPLGLKGTVFPEVSSNAVPKPHPQGYFYGDNVLTMTNPALPEDMQKEATAGTLAPNDVTDVNPSWAWAAGSGISTAADLKTLGEALINGKLLKPELQQQRLDSVTPTNPDNPTGASYGLGIAKFGNLYGHTGELPGFNTFMGSDPANGVTLVVWTNLAPTADGKDPAVIIARSLIDKVYSPSS, encoded by the coding sequence ATGGCGCGGAACAAGCAGGTTTCTGTCAGAGCAACAGTCGCAGCGGTCGTCGCGGCCGCCGTCGCAGCCACAGTCTCCTGCAGTTCCGGTCCCCCCTCCCCTGCCATCTCGTCCACGGCTCCCGCATCTTCCACAGCGCCGGCATCATCCACACCGACGTCGGCAACCACACCGGCTACAGCTGCCCCTGCAGCTTTGCAGCCCTTCGATGCCGCGAACTTACGCGCGGATTTCGAAAGGGCAGCGAAGGACGTCCTGGTACCCGGAGCCGTTGTGCTGCTTGAAACGCCCGAGGGAACGCTTAGTGCTTCGTACGGCACCGGCGTCCGTGGCTCCGACCGGCCGGTAACCGCGGAGGACCATGTCCGGGTAGGTTCCGTCACCAAGACCTGGACCACCACCGTCATCCTGCAGTTGGTTCAGGAGGGCAAGCTCGCACTGGATGATCCCGTGTCCAAGTATCGCCCCGACGTTCCCAACGGGGGCGCAATCACCCTGGACCAGATGCTGACCATGCGCAGCGGCCTGTTCAACTACACGGAGACCCTTGAGCTCAATACGGCCATGGACAAAGAGCCTCAAAGAGTCTGGCAGCCGGAGGAACTGATAGCCCTGGCCTTCGCGCACCCACCGTATTTCGCCCCGGGCCAAGGCTTTCACTACTCCAACACCAATACGGTGCTGCTGGGGCTGATCGCCGAGAAAATTGAGGGAAAGCCCCTTGCAACCCTTTTCAAGGAGCGCATTTTCGAACCATTGGGATTGAAGGGAACGGTCTTTCCCGAGGTCTCTTCCAACGCAGTTCCGAAGCCCCATCCTCAAGGATATTTCTACGGTGACAACGTCCTCACCATGACCAATCCCGCTCTTCCGGAGGACATGCAGAAGGAAGCAACGGCGGGCACCCTCGCACCGAACGACGTCACTGATGTCAACCCGTCATGGGCCTGGGCCGCCGGTTCCGGGATTTCCACGGCAGCGGACCTGAAGACGCTGGGCGAAGCCCTTATCAACGGAAAGCTCTTGAAACCGGAACTTCAGCAACAACGGCTCGACAGCGTCACCCCGACCAATCCGGATAACCCAACCGGCGCTTCGTATGGATTGGGGATTGCAAAGTTCGGTAACCTGTACGGCCACACTGGGGAACTCCCGGGCTTCAACACCTTCATGGGCAGCGATCCAGCCAATGGCGTCACCCTCGTGGTGTGGACCAACCTGGCACCGACCGCCGATGGAAAGGACCCGGCGGTGATCATCGCCCGCTCACTCATCGACAAGGTCTACAGCCCGTCTTCCTGA
- a CDS encoding multifunctional oxoglutarate decarboxylase/oxoglutarate dehydrogenase thiamine pyrophosphate-binding subunit/dihydrolipoyllysine-residue succinyltransferase subunit — translation MPEQPSHRLPEEFGGNEWLVDELYERYQQDKNSVDAKWWPLFESFASGDGTSSNGSSAAASAVNPPTQVLPVVAPAAAAPAPTPAAPPASPAAEPSAPAASAPAKKAPATVARDGAKKPVAGATSQPIPAQLPKSTKAPTAPEEDVVSVLRGPAKAIATNMVTSLEVPTATSVRAVPAKLLIDNRVVINSNLARARGGKVSFTHLIGYAVVRALSQFPSMNVYYDEIDGKPSAVQPAHVNFGIAIDMPKPDGTRLLMVPNIKKAETMDFAEFWHTYEDLIKRARNGKLTADDHAGTTVSLTNPGGIGTVHSVPRLSKGQAAIIGVGALDYPAEFQGASEKIIAQNAISKILTLTSTYDHRVIQGAGSGEFLKLVHQLLLGAQNFYDEIFEALRIPYEPVRWSPDLQVDPADEINKVARIQQLIHSYRVRGHLMADTDPLEYVQRKHPDLDVLTYGLTLWDLDREWPTGGFGGKPQLKFRDILGVLRDAYCRTTGIEYMHIQEPAERKWFQDQLEHPYSKPSREEQLRIVSKLNAAEAFETFLQTKFVGQKRFSLEGGESLIPLLDAVISDAADDGLDEVAIGMAHRGRLNVLTNIAGKTYAQVFREFEGTQDPRSVQGSGDVKYHLGTEGTFTSDNGKQTKVYLAANPSHLEAVDSVLEGIVRAKQDRLDQGESFPVLPIMVHGDAAFAGQGVVAETLNLSQLRGYRTGGTIHVIVNNQVGFTTAPSSSRSSTYSTDVAKMIQAPVFHVNGDDPEAVVRVAQLAYEFRQRFHKDVVIDMVCYRRRGHNEGDDPSMTQPLMYNLIEAKRSVRKLYTESLIGRGDITEEEAEQLLRDYQERLERVFAETHAAQTSPIPIITADSAAVSDIERPIAQQSDFGTNSPASTAISAETLARIGKAHLEIPEGFTVHSKLKQLLEKREQMSREGGIDWGFGEIAAFGSLIMEGVPVRLAGQDSRRGTFVQRHAVFHDRANGNEWLPLGNLSDDQAKLWIYDSLLSEYAAMGFEYGYSVERPDALVLWEAQFGDFVNGAQTIIDEFISSAEQKWGQRSSLVLMLPHGYEGQGPDHSSARIERFLQMCAEDNMIVANPTTAASHFHLLRRQAYSRPRKPLIIFTPKQLLRLKGAASAVEDFTTGGFRPVIGDPEVQPANVDRVILVSGRLYYDLLSNRQKSGDTSTAIIRVEQLYPLPKAEIDAELAKYPNADIVWAQDEPANQGPWPFMGLNLAPELDRKLRLVSRPASASTAAGSMKRHAAEQDALIKQAFERK, via the coding sequence GTGCCAGAGCAGCCCAGCCACCGTCTACCAGAGGAATTTGGCGGAAACGAGTGGCTCGTTGACGAACTGTACGAGCGGTACCAACAGGACAAGAATTCGGTAGACGCCAAGTGGTGGCCGCTCTTCGAGTCCTTTGCTTCCGGTGACGGCACTTCTTCCAACGGATCCTCCGCAGCCGCTTCGGCTGTCAATCCCCCCACCCAAGTACTTCCCGTGGTAGCTCCTGCTGCAGCGGCACCGGCACCGACGCCGGCCGCTCCTCCAGCTTCTCCTGCCGCGGAACCATCGGCACCGGCGGCCTCCGCCCCGGCGAAGAAGGCACCGGCCACGGTTGCCCGGGACGGAGCAAAGAAGCCCGTTGCCGGAGCCACGTCCCAGCCCATCCCGGCACAGCTGCCCAAGAGCACCAAGGCTCCAACGGCACCTGAGGAAGACGTTGTTTCCGTCCTCCGCGGCCCGGCCAAGGCCATTGCCACCAATATGGTGACAAGCCTGGAAGTTCCCACGGCCACAAGCGTCCGGGCAGTTCCAGCCAAGCTGCTCATTGATAACCGCGTGGTCATCAATTCCAACCTTGCCCGCGCCCGCGGTGGCAAGGTCTCCTTCACGCACCTCATCGGTTACGCCGTTGTCCGCGCGCTCTCCCAGTTCCCCTCAATGAACGTCTACTACGACGAAATCGACGGTAAGCCGAGCGCGGTGCAGCCTGCCCACGTGAACTTCGGCATCGCCATTGACATGCCCAAGCCCGATGGCACCCGCCTCCTGATGGTTCCGAACATCAAGAAGGCCGAGACCATGGACTTCGCCGAGTTCTGGCACACCTACGAGGACCTCATCAAGCGTGCCCGCAACGGCAAGCTCACTGCTGACGACCACGCAGGCACCACGGTTTCCCTTACCAACCCCGGCGGAATCGGCACGGTCCACTCGGTACCGCGCCTTTCCAAGGGCCAGGCCGCCATCATCGGCGTCGGAGCCCTTGACTACCCTGCCGAGTTCCAGGGTGCCAGCGAAAAGATCATCGCCCAGAACGCCATCAGCAAGATCCTTACCCTGACCTCCACCTATGACCACCGCGTCATCCAGGGCGCAGGCAGCGGCGAGTTCCTCAAGCTTGTCCACCAGCTCCTCCTGGGCGCGCAGAACTTCTATGATGAAATCTTCGAAGCCCTGCGTATCCCCTACGAGCCCGTGCGCTGGAGCCCGGACCTCCAGGTTGATCCTGCAGATGAGATCAACAAGGTTGCCCGTATCCAGCAGCTGATCCACTCCTACCGCGTGCGCGGCCACCTGATGGCCGACACCGATCCTTTGGAGTACGTCCAGCGCAAGCACCCGGACCTTGACGTCCTGACCTACGGCTTGACGCTTTGGGACCTGGACCGCGAGTGGCCCACCGGTGGATTCGGTGGAAAGCCTCAGCTCAAATTCCGCGACATCCTTGGCGTTCTGCGTGACGCTTACTGCCGCACCACGGGCATCGAATACATGCACATCCAGGAACCTGCTGAACGCAAGTGGTTCCAGGATCAGCTGGAGCACCCTTACTCCAAGCCCAGCCGCGAGGAGCAGCTGCGCATCGTGTCCAAGCTCAACGCCGCAGAAGCTTTCGAGACCTTCCTGCAGACCAAGTTCGTTGGCCAGAAGCGCTTCTCCCTCGAAGGTGGCGAGTCGCTGATTCCTTTGCTCGACGCCGTCATTTCGGACGCGGCCGACGACGGACTGGACGAAGTTGCCATTGGCATGGCCCACCGCGGCCGCCTCAATGTGCTGACCAACATCGCCGGCAAGACCTACGCGCAGGTGTTCCGCGAATTTGAAGGCACCCAGGACCCCCGCTCCGTACAGGGATCCGGTGACGTCAAGTACCACCTCGGCACCGAAGGAACCTTCACCTCGGACAACGGCAAGCAGACCAAGGTCTACCTGGCTGCCAACCCCTCGCACCTTGAGGCCGTGGACTCCGTCCTTGAAGGAATCGTCCGCGCCAAGCAAGACCGTCTTGACCAGGGAGAGTCCTTCCCGGTCCTGCCCATCATGGTCCACGGTGACGCCGCATTTGCCGGCCAGGGTGTTGTGGCTGAAACCCTCAACCTCTCGCAGCTGCGCGGCTACCGCACGGGCGGTACCATCCACGTGATCGTCAACAACCAGGTTGGCTTCACTACTGCACCGTCATCCTCGCGTTCGTCCACCTACTCCACTGACGTTGCCAAAATGATTCAGGCGCCGGTGTTCCACGTGAACGGCGACGATCCCGAGGCTGTTGTCCGCGTTGCCCAGCTTGCGTACGAATTCCGTCAGCGTTTCCACAAGGACGTTGTGATCGACATGGTCTGCTACCGCCGGCGCGGACACAACGAGGGCGATGACCCCTCGATGACCCAGCCGCTGATGTACAACCTGATCGAAGCCAAGCGTTCCGTTCGCAAGCTGTACACCGAATCCCTCATCGGCCGTGGGGACATCACCGAGGAAGAAGCTGAGCAACTGCTCCGCGACTACCAGGAACGTCTTGAGCGGGTATTTGCCGAGACCCATGCTGCGCAGACATCGCCGATCCCCATCATCACCGCTGACTCCGCTGCTGTCTCTGACATTGAGCGTCCCATTGCCCAGCAGTCGGACTTCGGTACGAATTCCCCGGCTTCCACGGCAATTTCCGCTGAAACCCTTGCCCGCATCGGCAAGGCGCACCTGGAGATTCCGGAAGGATTCACCGTCCACTCCAAGCTCAAGCAGCTTCTGGAGAAGCGTGAGCAGATGTCCCGCGAAGGCGGCATCGACTGGGGCTTCGGCGAAATAGCAGCCTTCGGCTCGCTCATCATGGAAGGCGTGCCCGTACGCCTGGCGGGCCAGGACTCACGCCGCGGTACGTTCGTTCAGCGTCACGCCGTGTTCCACGACCGCGCCAACGGCAACGAATGGCTGCCTTTGGGCAACCTTTCCGATGACCAGGCCAAGCTGTGGATCTACGACTCCCTGTTGTCCGAATACGCTGCCATGGGCTTCGAATACGGCTACTCGGTAGAGCGTCCGGATGCCCTGGTTCTCTGGGAGGCCCAGTTCGGCGACTTCGTCAATGGCGCACAGACCATCATCGACGAATTCATTTCCTCCGCCGAGCAGAAGTGGGGCCAGCGTTCCTCGCTGGTGCTCATGCTCCCGCACGGCTATGAAGGCCAGGGCCCGGACCACTCGTCTGCCCGTATTGAGCGCTTCCTGCAGATGTGCGCCGAGGACAACATGATCGTGGCCAACCCCACTACTGCTGCCTCGCACTTCCACCTGTTGCGCCGCCAGGCTTACAGCCGCCCGCGGAAGCCGTTGATCATCTTCACACCCAAGCAGCTGCTCCGTCTCAAGGGTGCCGCTTCGGCTGTAGAGGACTTCACCACCGGTGGCTTCAGGCCGGTCATTGGTGACCCGGAAGTACAGCCGGCCAATGTGGATCGCGTCATTCTGGTCTCCGGGCGTTTGTACTACGACCTCCTGTCCAACCGCCAGAAGTCCGGAGACACCTCCACTGCGATCATCCGTGTTGAGCAGCTGTACCCGCTGCCCAAGGCTGAGATTGACGCCGAGCTCGCCAAGTACCCGAACGCTGACATTGTGTGGGCGCAGGACGAGCCCGCCAACCAGGGTCCTTGGCCGTTCATGGGCTTGAACCTGGCACCGGAGCTCGATCGCAAGCTCCGCCTCGTGTCGCGTCCGGCATCGGCGTCTACGGCTGCCGGTTCCATGAAGCGCCACGCTGCTGAACAGGACGCCCTGATTAAGCAGGCGTTCGAACGCAAGTAA